From Pseudomonas poae, the proteins below share one genomic window:
- the ettA gene encoding energy-dependent translational throttle protein EttA, producing MAQYVFTMHRLGKVVPPKREILKNISLSFFPGAKIGVLGLNGSGKSTLLKIMAGVDTEFEGEARPMPELNIGYLPQEPILDPTKTVREVVEEAVSVIKDAQARLDEVYAAYAEPDADFDKLAAEQAKLEAILQAGDGHNLERQLEVAADALRLPAWDAKVEFLSGGEKRRVALCRLLLSAPDMLLLDEPTNHLDADSVAWLEHFLHDFPGTVVAITHDRYFLDNVAGWILELDRGAGIPYEGNYSGWLEAKSDRLAAESKQQSAHEKAMKEELEWVRKGAKARQSKSKARLQRFEEMQSQEFQKRSETNEIYIPAGPRLGDKVIEFKNVTKGYGDRVLIDNLSFSMPKGAIVGVIGGNGAGKSTLFRMLMGKETPDSGSIEVGETVQLACVDQSREDLDGSKTVFQQISDGSDQIRIGNYEIPSRTYVGRFNFKGGDQQKFVKDLSGGERGRLHLALTLKEGGNVLLLDEPSNDLDVETLRSLEEALLDFPGAAIVISHDRWFLDRVATHILAYEDDSQAVFFEGNYTEYEADRKKRLGEAAAQPHRVRHKKLA from the coding sequence ATGGCTCAATACGTCTTCACCATGCATCGGCTGGGAAAAGTTGTTCCGCCGAAGCGGGAAATCCTGAAAAACATTTCGCTGTCCTTCTTCCCGGGCGCCAAGATCGGCGTGCTCGGCCTCAACGGTTCGGGTAAGTCCACGCTGCTGAAAATCATGGCCGGCGTCGACACCGAGTTCGAAGGCGAAGCCCGCCCGATGCCCGAACTGAACATCGGCTACCTGCCGCAAGAGCCGATCCTGGATCCGACCAAGACCGTGCGTGAAGTGGTCGAAGAGGCCGTCAGCGTGATCAAGGACGCCCAGGCCCGCCTGGACGAGGTGTACGCCGCCTACGCCGAGCCGGATGCCGACTTCGACAAGCTGGCCGCTGAGCAAGCCAAGCTCGAAGCCATCCTGCAGGCCGGCGACGGTCACAACCTGGAGCGCCAGCTGGAAGTCGCCGCCGACGCGCTGCGCCTGCCGGCGTGGGACGCCAAGGTCGAATTCCTGTCGGGTGGTGAGAAACGTCGTGTGGCCCTGTGCCGCCTGTTGCTGTCGGCCCCCGACATGCTGCTGCTCGACGAACCGACCAACCACTTGGACGCCGACTCCGTCGCCTGGCTGGAGCATTTCCTGCACGATTTTCCGGGCACCGTGGTTGCGATCACGCACGACCGGTACTTCCTGGACAACGTTGCCGGCTGGATCCTTGAGCTCGACCGTGGCGCTGGTATCCCTTACGAGGGCAACTACTCCGGTTGGCTGGAAGCCAAGTCCGACCGTCTGGCCGCCGAATCCAAGCAGCAATCGGCCCACGAAAAAGCCATGAAGGAAGAACTGGAGTGGGTGCGCAAAGGCGCCAAGGCCCGCCAGTCCAAATCCAAGGCTCGTCTGCAACGCTTTGAAGAAATGCAATCGCAGGAATTCCAGAAGCGCAGCGAAACCAACGAGATCTACATCCCGGCCGGTCCGCGGCTGGGTGACAAAGTCATCGAGTTCAAGAACGTCACCAAAGGCTATGGCGATCGCGTACTGATCGACAACTTGTCGTTCTCGATGCCAAAAGGCGCGATCGTCGGCGTTATCGGGGGTAACGGTGCGGGTAAATCCACACTGTTCCGCATGCTGATGGGCAAGGAAACCCCGGATTCGGGCAGCATCGAAGTCGGCGAAACCGTGCAGCTGGCCTGTGTGGACCAGAGCCGCGAAGACCTGGATGGCAGCAAGACTGTGTTCCAGCAGATTTCCGATGGCTCCGACCAGATCCGTATCGGCAACTATGAAATCCCGTCACGCACCTATGTGGGCCGTTTCAACTTCAAGGGCGGCGACCAGCAGAAGTTCGTCAAGGACCTGTCCGGTGGTGAGCGTGGTCGCTTGCACCTGGCCCTGACCTTGAAAGAAGGCGGCAACGTATTGCTGCTCGACGAACCGTCCAACGACCTCGACGTTGAAACCCTGCGTTCCCTGGAAGAAGCCCTGCTGGACTTCCCGGGCGCCGCCATTGTGATCTCTCACGATCGGTGGTTCCTTGACCGCGTCGCGACCCACATCCTGGCGTACGAAGACGACTCCCAAGCGGTGTTCTTCGAAGGTAACTACACCGAGTACGAAGCGGACCGTAAAAAGCGCCTTGGCGAAGCGGCTGCCCAGCCGCACCGTGTGCGGCACAAAAAACTGGCCTGA
- the gdhA gene encoding NADP-specific glutamate dehydrogenase, which translates to MIESVESFLARLKKRDPDQPEFHQAVEEVLRSLWPFLEANPHYLTSGILERICEPERAITFRVSWVDDHGKVQVNRGFRIQMNSAIGPYKGGLRFHPSVNLGVLKFLAFEQTFKNSLTSLPMGGGKGGADFDPKGKSDAEVMRFCQAFMSELYRHIGADVDVPAGDIGVGAREIGFLFGQYKRLSNQFTSVLTGKGMTYGGSLIRPEATGFGCVYFAEEMLKRDGQRVEGKRVAVSGSGNVAQYAARKVMDLGGKVISLSDSEGTLYAESGLTEEQWSALLELKNVQRGRISELASRYGLEFRASKTPWELACDIALPCATQNELDAEAARTLLRNGCICVAEGANMPTTLEAVDIFIEAGILFAPGKASNAGGVAVSGLEMSQNAMRLLWSAGEVDSKLHNIMQSIHHACVHYGEENGRVNYVKGANIAGFVKVADAMLAQGIV; encoded by the coding sequence ATGATCGAATCCGTCGAATCCTTCCTTGCCCGCCTCAAAAAACGCGACCCGGACCAGCCGGAATTCCACCAGGCCGTAGAAGAAGTCCTGCGCAGCCTGTGGCCGTTTCTGGAAGCCAATCCTCACTACCTGACCTCGGGCATCCTGGAGCGCATCTGCGAGCCGGAGCGCGCGATTACCTTCCGGGTGTCGTGGGTGGATGATCATGGCAAGGTCCAGGTCAATCGCGGGTTCCGCATCCAGATGAACAGCGCCATCGGCCCCTACAAAGGCGGCCTGCGTTTCCACCCGTCGGTGAACCTGGGCGTGCTCAAATTCCTCGCCTTCGAGCAGACCTTCAAGAACTCCCTGACCTCGCTGCCCATGGGCGGCGGCAAAGGCGGCGCGGACTTCGACCCCAAGGGCAAGAGCGACGCCGAGGTGATGCGTTTTTGCCAGGCGTTCATGAGTGAGCTGTACCGGCATATCGGCGCAGACGTGGACGTGCCGGCCGGTGATATCGGTGTGGGCGCCCGCGAGATCGGCTTCCTGTTTGGCCAGTACAAACGCCTCAGCAACCAATTCACCTCAGTGCTGACCGGCAAAGGCATGACCTACGGCGGCAGCCTGATCCGCCCCGAAGCCACCGGTTTCGGCTGCGTGTACTTCGCCGAAGAAATGCTCAAGCGTGACGGCCAGCGGGTTGAAGGCAAGCGCGTAGCCGTCTCCGGCTCCGGCAACGTTGCGCAATACGCGGCGCGCAAGGTCATGGACCTGGGCGGCAAAGTGATTTCCCTGTCCGATTCCGAAGGCACGCTATACGCCGAAAGCGGTTTGACCGAGGAACAATGGTCGGCCCTGCTGGAGCTGAAAAACGTGCAGCGCGGGCGCATCAGCGAACTCGCGTCCCGTTACGGCCTGGAATTTCGCGCCAGCAAAACCCCATGGGAATTGGCCTGCGATATCGCCTTGCCCTGCGCCACCCAGAACGAACTCGACGCCGAAGCCGCCCGCACCCTGCTGCGCAACGGCTGCATCTGCGTGGCTGAAGGCGCCAACATGCCGACTACCCTGGAGGCTGTGGATATCTTTATCGAGGCGGGCATTCTGTTCGCGCCGGGCAAAGCCTCCAACGCCGGCGGCGTGGCCGTGAGTGGCCTGGAAATGTCGCAGAATGCCATGCGCCTGCTGTGGTCTGCCGGCGAAGTCGACAGCAAGCTGCACAACATCATGCAGTCGATCCACCACGCCTGCGTGCACTACGGTGAAGAAAACGGCCGGGTCAACTACGTGAAGGGCGCTAACATCGCGGGCTTCGTGAAAGTCGCCGACGCGATGCTGGCCCAAGGCATCGTCTAA
- a CDS encoding GreA/GreB family elongation factor, which produces MSRAFVNEDNAAAQADQPVERQVSEQPNRLTAQGLVQLQAKVAQLQTEYSAESAKGEKADKQRQADLERDLRYFNQRVQSAHVVAPATSTDKVQIGSWVTFANEQDEQQRVQLVGEDQADAHAQLINWGSPLGRALLGAQVGDEVLWQRPVGDQLIEVLRVEPEA; this is translated from the coding sequence ATGAGCCGAGCTTTTGTTAACGAAGACAACGCCGCCGCCCAAGCCGACCAGCCGGTAGAGCGTCAGGTCAGCGAGCAGCCTAACCGCCTTACCGCGCAAGGGCTGGTGCAGTTGCAGGCCAAGGTTGCACAGCTACAGACCGAGTACAGCGCCGAATCCGCCAAGGGCGAAAAGGCCGATAAGCAGCGCCAGGCCGATCTCGAACGGGATTTGCGCTACTTCAACCAACGGGTGCAGAGCGCCCACGTGGTGGCGCCGGCCACCTCCACCGACAAGGTGCAGATCGGCAGCTGGGTGACCTTCGCCAATGAGCAGGACGAGCAGCAGCGCGTTCAACTGGTCGGTGAAGACCAGGCCGATGCCCATGCCCAGTTGATCAACTGGGGCTCGCCACTGGGGCGCGCCTTGCTGGGCGCTCAGGTGGGCGACGAGGTGCTGTGGCAGCGCCCCGTCGGCGATCAGTTGATCGAAGTGCTGCGTGTCGAGCCCGAGGCTTAG